The Suricata suricatta isolate VVHF042 chromosome 13, meerkat_22Aug2017_6uvM2_HiC, whole genome shotgun sequence nucleotide sequence GATTGAATCTTGATTAAAATGTGCCATAATCATTACTATTTCTGTTTCTGGTGTAAAAATATCATTcgcataggaaaagaaaacttcatttttcatcCAGCTTATAGCTTATATTGTTTGAGTTGAACTTGAacctgttaatatttattaaaatttccgATCAGAGATAGCTCTGGGAAATGTGTTTACAcaacttgtgtttttaattttttaagaatttacatGTTTATCAGTGTTACAAATTTAGAGGGAATTTTTTCCTATGGATGTATAGCAGTGTTCTCCACTGTGGGATTTTGCTTCTTTAGGACTTGTGGTAGGATCTGGAGACATTATTTGTTGTCATATTTGGGAGGGTTGGAAGGGAGGgcagtgctactggcatctagtgtaGAGGCAAGGGGTACTACTCCACATCCTCtaatgcacaggacagcttcCCACAATGGGGAATTATCCAGCTCAAAATACTAATAATGCCAAGACTGAGAAACTTTGAAAGAGAGGAATTCCATTTCAAGCACCTCTTCATGAACTTAAGGGTCTGGAGGAAagtgaattaaagaataaatgttgtaGAACCCAATTCCTTTTGTTAGAgtctttacaatttttaaaaaatgttttatttatttttgagacagagagacaaagcatgagcgaggaggggcagagagagaggcagacacagaactgTAAACTGgcttcagactctgggctgtcagcacagaacctgacacagtgCTGGCACTCAGgaacatgatatcatgacctgagccgaagtcggaggcttaactgactgagccacccaggcgcccagagtcTTTACAATTTGACATGCCCTGGGGAGCCAGTAGTCCCTCAGAAATAGCTAAAAATAGTAGAAAGAATCATGCAGACAAAGCATCTTGCCAAAAATGTttgccatttgcttttttctcagTATCTCTcattctgatttttataaatttctgatACCTCTCTTCCCTGTACTTTCTTTGTACCCATTCCCCAGGAATAACAATTAAAACTCTGACCACAGATTGTatagaaaattaagtttaatgggaccattaaaatgtattttaatttctctctggTAGGAGTTGTAAATAATCTACTAACACGTTTTGCCTTTTGAAGTCGTATTacttttccttaaagaaattTAAGGTAACTTATAAGGACATCAATTTTGACTTATTCTCTATCCTTGGTTCAGTAAGAGTCTATATTGTATCATTCATTCAAGAACTGCCGTAACCCGGCTGTCGGGGCAGCTAGTCCCCGCGATTGGCGGTACCTGTTTTGTCCGCCCccaccggcagggcggagaggagaggagaatcgtcgcgggtccttttcctgagggagggagagaaaaagagggcaggagagggagatgcagagagtaaagacagaaactcacggttctccgatcaggcgaaagagagcgtttattcaaagagctgttctttatatagtcttgggGCGGGGGGGAACAAGGCAAGCTGaactaggcaggctacagagtcaaatgcatatcaaagaagcgccccgactttgcctcagcaatcttgggggatggagaactaacactgaataaggttttgatcttttgtgtgccttggccactcacatctagctcagcaagacagtcgccaaagttattttgaccaggaaatggcaatgtccagcctccagatgcaaatcttgtttactggctcactcaacggagtgataatccttgcctgaggcagacagaaaacttggcgggccgaCAAAGAACTATGCTCCTGATAAGTTTCATGCAAAAATTTTCCAACCTTTTATTATGAGAATTTTCAAGCATAAAGGATTGAGAGAATTTTAAAGTGAATGCTCATTTATCCACTGACTAGATACTATCATTAAGatttacatggcaatgagaaagaatgaaataaggccatttgtagcaaagtggatggacctcgagggtgtcatgctaagtgaaataaggcagagaaggacagataccatatgtttggactcataggtctaactggagaaacctaatggaggaccatggggaggggaaaggagaaagagagatggtgagagagagggacacaaaacttgagagactattgaatactgaaaatgaacctagagttgaaggggaggagagggaagggaggtggtggtaatgaaggaggacacttgtgcagaagagcactgggtattatatggaaaccattttgagaataaactattaaaaattttactatACATACTTACCATGTATCTGTGATCCATCCACTTCATATTCTCTAATCTCTGTCACATTTTAATGCATTTCAAAGCACTTTGTCGACTTTGACACACTTCTCCCTTAGTATGCATACCATTAATGAGAGTAAATtgttaactagaattaaatatttaagtgcagtttttaaatttaaaatttatataaatgcacaAGGAAATTGTActcagttttgacaaatgtatacacctGTGCAATATAAGCTCCCATCCGGAtataagtgaaatcttgccatttgcaaaggagtggatggaactagagggtattatgctaagtgaaataggtcattcagagaaagacaagtatcatatgatttcactcatatgtggaatgcaagaaacaaaatacatgaaaatagggaaaagaaaggaaaaataagatgaaaatggtgagacaaaccataagatagactcttattaaatacagagaacaaatgaaagattgctggagaggaggggggtgggggatgagctagataggtgatgggcattaaggagggtccttgtcgggatgagcactgtgtgttctATGTGAGTGATGATGAATCACCGGGTCTACTCCtcaaaccaatactacactgtatgttaactacttgaatttaaatacataaattgtaAAAAGATATAGAACATTAGCATAACCTTAGAAGACTTCTCTAATGCCTCTTCCAGGCTTTCCCTGTCTCAACATCCCCCAAATAGCTacctttctaatattttaataccagtgattaatttcaccttttttaaaacattaacatgtatctttattatttaaagaaaaatccttaCCCACCCCTGGCTTCTCAGTTAGTTTGCACATTGAAACAGTTGTACATATTTAAGGTACAAaacttgatgagtttggagacAAGTATATACTCCTAAAACTATCACAGTCTGTGTCACAAACCAAatcatcacctccaaaagtttcctccCACCCTCTTAtttatgcttattattattttgcagtaAGAACGCTTAATATAAGTACACACttagaaaaatttatttgtttttgtttttttatgttttttaatttatttttgagagacagagagagacagcatgagcaggggagggtcagatacagagggagacacagaatctgaagcaggctccaggctctgatctagctgtcagcacagaacctgatgcggggctcgatcccacaaactgtgagatcatgatctgagccaaagctggaagctggttgcttaactgactgagccagccaggcgccccttagaaaaatttaaagtatacagtaaCTTAAAGTGTTGTCGACTATTGGCACTATGTTGTACACTAGGTCCCTaggacttattcatcttgtataactgaaactttgtaccctttgactaacAGCTCcctattttcctctccttccagctcCTGTTAACCACCATTCCATTCTCTGCTTTTGAGTTTGACTATGTCCTCCATAAGTCGAGGGAGATAAAGGGGATATAATAATTAAGATGTATATGGATGTCTGTGGTGAAGTCTAACTGAAATTAATTTTGCATAAAGTGCTAATTTGATTCATATAAGTAAACTATATAGAGATGAGTCTGATTGTAGCCatcattggtttcaggagttagAATGGCATCATCAGGCACATTGCCTATGTCTGCTCtactttctcagtctctctggcATATTGACAATTATAATCAGCCAGAGCTCTTGGTTTACATTCTACCCACTGAGAGGTCATTACAGAAAGAATCACTTTTTTCTACACTGGGTCAGGGCTCTTGGATTTTATCTGATTAGCCTGATTTAGGTCACTTGCTAAACTATAGCACCCACTATGactaaggaaataaacttttaaaaagttaattaattaatgtttggcAAGTCCTGTTTCCACGCATACCCTAAGTTTCAGCAGGTTAGGACAGTCCCACCCTGTAAAACTTGGACTGAGAGTGGGGGCTTttggtttctaaaaataaaaatattcataaatttttacatattgtGCAGATCTGCAAACTGTATAATGACAAAGTGCAGGGATGTTGCATAACAAAAGCAACAGATGTCCACTTCAAAGAgactgagaaaggagagaatgatagagaaaggaggagaagggaaatatATGGAGGAGAGAGGTGAGTagaagtgagaaaagagaaaggagatgagagagagagagagagagagagagacagagagggaaagagaaattgagattGAGGTTGAGAGGTTGATTCATCTTGGTGAACAGCATCATGACCTTCATAGGAGCAATTAGCAGACCTGCTTATCGACCGAAACCCAGCAGGTAAGGCACTGTTAAGAAGGTTTACATGagcattttataatgaaatgaaCGAGAGTCCCAAATTTGGCTTTGCAAACATACAAGCTGTCATAATAATATGTTTTTCAGTCTCATCATGAATATAAAAGTCAAGATCTAGTTCTCCACTTCGGATATCACAGGTCTTAAGGTCTTTCATGATTTCAGTAAATTCAGATGTCTGCTTAGGACTTTCTTCATGgcttctttcacctctttattcctcaggctgtagatgatgGGATTCAACATAGGGGTTACCACTCCATAAGACAGTCCAATGATCTCATCAGAAGTATTTGTGTCCTTTGACTTGGGCTTCATGTACATAAAAATGGCTGAGCCATAAAATAAGATAACCACAGTCAGGTGGGCAGAACAGGTagaaaaagctttctttctcccttcagcaGTATTTATTCTCAGGATGGAAGAGAGGataaaaacataggaaatgaaaattaacagcAGAGGAATCACCAATAAAACAGTACTTACCACTGTCATGATGAACACATTCATGGAAATGTCTGAACATACGAGTTTGAGAAGGGCCAGGATCTCACAGGTAATATGGTCAATGACATTATTCCCACAGAAAGGCAATATCATTGTCATGACTGTTTGCAGTAGGGACGTTAGACAGCCGATGATCCAGGACCAAGCAGCCATGTGCACATAGAGCACCCTGTGCATGATGATGGGGTACCTCAGCgggttgcagatggccacatatcGATCATAGGCCATCATCGCCAAGAGGACACACTCAGTGGAGCCCAACCCAAGGGAGAGAGCCATCTGCAGAGCACAGCCCATGAAGGAGATAGATTTTCTCCCAGACTTAAATATGATAAGCATCGGGGGAATGGATGATGATGTGTAGCAGATGTCCAAGAATGAGAGGTTTCCGAGGAAGAAGTACGTGGGGGTGTGGAGGCGAGAATCCAgtatgatgatgacaatgaggaGGCTATTTCCCAGCAGGATTATCACATACATGATaaggcagagcatgaacagaagaagCTGGAGCTCTGGGTATTTGGAAAGCCCCACCAGAAAGAATTCAGTCACAGCTGAATAATTCCCCATTTTCATATGTCCATGTCACATTCAGGGTATAGAAAAGGATAAGAatcagggaaatttaaatttttaatatttgtttttagctTCACTCTCAGTATTGTATTGGATTCTTGAAACATGCCTAGGAATCAAAAGAGGGAGATATggtattaattttattcatgatTGATGGTAGTGAGTCTCTGAGAAATCAAAACATCTGAGGACTAGACTGCAGCATTGTGAAGGCTATTAATACTCCAAGAGTTTTACTGGGAAGTGCCAGATAACATTTAGGACAAACTACTTTTAAATGTAGATATATAGGGATGTCTTTATTAATGGAAAAATTCATATTCAAACTGTTTTCTGATGAAGCAGgtctttatttaaaagattatgtAAATCTAGCACAATATCATTTATCCTGGATATAACTttagtatattcattttttcagaTTCTCTGGTAACAAATAGTACACTGGTAAAAAAGCAATAATTTTTGTTGAGTTCTTCTCGAATTAACTTCAATTAAATCTGTTAGGTACCTGGAACAGTGGGTGGTTCCAACAgtgtatgtatatgatatataattatacTTACTCTATGTAATATGGtgatattaaatgtatatttacatatatacaaagatgaaagaagaatagctttctctctgttcaaaaacAGTCCTGCATGGGGGGTACCATTTCTTAGAATTTAgttcaaaataagagaaaatagaaaaaaataaccttaCCACGACATCAAATTAACCCATCAGGTAGGCCTATCTGAACCTCTGCAGTTACCTTTGCTCTCActtttgccatttcttcttctataatGGTCTCAAGGGAGGGTTTGTTCTTCATGATCTTCAGCAACCccacaaaaaaacattttaatagagaACTATAATCTGTGTGGTACAATGTGTGTGCTATGCAACATAACTTCCAATAATGTTCTTCCAACTTCTCCTTCAATCATATTCTTACCACTTGATTCTTCTGGTATAGAATTCTGGAGGTACCACTGATACCCACATGCTNNNNNNNNNNNNNNNNNNNNNNNNNNNNNNNNNNNNNNNNNNNNNNNNNNNNNNNNNNNNNNNNNNNNNNNNNNNNNNNNNNNNNNNNNNNNNNNNNNNNTTTCCCCAGAAAACTACATTCTTTCTTCCGTATGCATTTGTCCATGTTGTGTTTTATCTAGAAGGGAACCTCCTAACTTAGACATCACCTTTTCTAGGAAAACAATCTCACCTCCTTTGTGAGGAGGATACCACTCTTATGTATTGTTACAGCATTCTTTACTTAACGTCTCATAGAatgcttcatttattcatttatacaacTCCAACTCTGCCTTATGTACTGTAGTAGGTAACAGAGATCCCATTATAAGaacatgtttttcaaaatggaagcTGGATACAGAATGCTTATGAGggttattttaagctttttagaAACAATTTCTGTGCTATATTACATgtttcaatatgaaaaaatacatgtttcaaaagcattttgaaaaacattttatcaaaCTAAAATATCCTGTTATTCTATGAGGGATAGAATAAACTCTAGATCAATATTActaattcatatatataataatagtaaaaagaggacatccaaactgtttcccaaagttatataatttatttcatgaattatgaaattttaaattaatacttgaaaatgtatcaataaaataaacacgTAGGCAAAGAATCCAAAACCCATGGTCATCTAACAAGATGTCAAAAAGCATATAATACTTATTCTCAGTAAATCTCTTAGAAATATAGATATGGAGGGATACATAATTAAGATAATAAAGATCATCTCTCTCAAATCATTGGGTCACATAGTACAAAATGGCGAAACTCTGGAGTCTATTTCTAAAAGTAGTCAAAGATTCGtattggcattattatttttattatttaacttctgtttttcttctgaatgGTCTACCCTATAGAATAGAATTAAGGGAAATAAGTGACATTTCATGATCTTTTATGATTTCAGTTTGGTTAAGATTTGAACAgttgtaacattttaattttcttttaggttGCTAGATGTCTGGTTTATGTTGATCGTGGGTCACTCTATATTTGTCAGATGATATACCTTCATATATTATgcaatcaataaaaattatactcTTGGAGAAGagtaaatggaaaggaaaatactCACAGTATAATGCTACATTAAAATAGGAAGTTTCATAACAGTATAAATGatcagattttgtatttgtggCTGAAAAAgccacaacaaaatattaactaGATTTCTGTGAAATGCAGTATTTGGAAGCatgattaatatttttgatattttttccaaatttttcctcACTCGCCAAATTTTCAAAAcatgaagaatatatattttatgactgtaaaaaatcagaagtatttaaaaatcctcaacaatatactagcaaAGTAAATAcaggaatacattaaaaaatcatttactgccATCAAGTGGAAATTATTCCCAGGATgaaagggtggttcaatattgaAAACAATCAGTGCTTTATATCCAATcaatattagaaaggaaaaatgctATGGCTATTTCAATAGACTCAAAAAATGTGTTTGAGAAACTACCACCATTTatgataaaaccctcaacaaagtaggtttagagggaaaataccttaacataataaaagccttATAGGAAAAACCTAGGGCTAgcatcattctcaatggggaaaagcgcTTTTCCccaaaggtcaggaacaagacaaggttgtccactctcaccacttttattcaacgtagtactggaagtcctcacCACAGCAATtagataacaaaaaataaaaaccatccaaattgctaaagaagaagtaaaactttcactctttgcagatgacataatagtATTTACAGAAAACCTTTTAAGAGTACACGAAAAACCACTgaactgataagtgaattcagtaaagtcagaggatacaaaatcaatgtacagaaatctgttacattaaatttttttaaatatttattttgagggagagagaatgagcatgagcagggtaggggcagagagagagggggagagacaaaatctcaagatggctccatgttgccagtgcagagcctttcATGGGGATCAATCtcatggactctgagatcataactcaagtcaaaatcaagattcgaacacttaactgactgagcaacccagtcatccctgttgcatttctatatactaataatgaagcaccaaaatgagaaataaataaaataatcccatttacagttgcaccacaaataataaaatacttaggaaaaaccTAACCGAAGAGGTGAGAgacctctactctgaaaactatataacAATGGTGAAAAAAAGTCAGGATGACAGAAGGAAacggaaagacattccatgctcatgggtggggagaacaaatattgttaaaatgtgtatgCTTCCAAAAGCACTCCACAGATTTAAGGCAATCCCgataaaaataccaacaacattgttctcagaaaacaaatgatccaaGGAAAAAATGAGCCGAAGACATggacaaacacttctccaaagaagacatccagacggccaacagacaaatgaaaagattttcagcATCACTCAACacgagggaaatgcaaatcaaaactacaatgagataccacctcacaccactctgaatggctaaaatcaaaaactgaagaaatgataagtgttgtcaaggatgtgaagaaaagtgaaccatcatgcactgttggtgggcatgcaaactggtgcagccactctggaaaacagtatgaggttcctcaaaaaattaaaaatagaactatcatataatccagtaatcacactattggatatttaccctccaaaatacaaaacactaattcaaagtgatatatgccctcctatgtttattgcagcatgatttacagtagctaaattatggaagcagcccacatgtccactgatagatgaatggatacagtaGATGTGatatacacacaaaatggaatgttACTTACCTatgaaatggaatgaaatcttgccatttgcagtagtGTGCATagagctggagagtataatgctaagtgaaagtagtgagacagagaaagacaaacatcatatgatctcatatgtggaatataataaaacaaatgatgaaaggaaaataagagaaccaagaaacagactcaactatagagaacaaattgatggtaatcagaagggaagtgggtgatgtatgggtgaaataagtgatggggataaAACAGTACATTCATCCTGGTGAGCACTGAATAGTATATAGACCTGCCATCTGACTAAATTgtactaatagaacactgtattaACTAcactgggattaaaataaaagcttaataaaaaagcattttaaaatattccttttaaagaCAGTGGTAAGGTTTTACAGAATTCTGTCCTCAGTTTTCATTAAAACCCAAGAAAGGGGAAGAACAGTTAATGGATATTGGAGAGAGATCTTCTGTTGATTTATTACACTGACTGGTTTAAGGCcatttaatgttttgatttcaaGCAGTCACTTCACAAATATATGCACTGTGAGCAGACACACTGAAACAGTTCCAATTGTTTGAGTAGGATTCTATGCTTCACTAGAGTGTGCAGGTGTGCAGTATAGATAGGATGTGCTTTGTGAGGCACCCAAATATCACACAGTAAAAAGATAAGGCAGAGGATGGAGTCATTGTGAGGAATGTGGGTGATGTTAGTGATTACTGTTACCTCagcttttttatttctcccaaaaAGAAGTATAGTTTGTTTCATGCCTGGCtgtttctgtccatctctctccaaATGCTCTGTCCTTAGATTGATGCTCACCTTTGGGGATCACCTGTAGAAGGAAAGCAAAGTCTGCTTGAGGACTTGGACCATGAAACATTCACCCTTCTCCCCAAGTTTCCCAGGAGAAAAGAGTAGGAGTTTGTAAAGCACTTGTACTCACCCCAACTTCCAGATTTTAACCCAAGCAACTTCGTAAAACactgtgcctccctccccctcagaaAGAAATCGAATGCACTATGTTCTGAATCTGATGGCCTCCTTCAGCTTATTCCCCCTCCTGTGTATGAAACAACATATTCTTCATGATATCAGACATCCCTAGATCTCCAGTGCTTGTCCGAATACATAGCAACCTCAAAGTTGCTAATAACGAGCAATAGAGCTCTACTTAGAGGAaagcttcttttcattttcttatatggTGTTGAGAATTATCCTGGGTTTTCTCATTCACATATCTGTGTGGAAACAAAGAACATTTCTTTGTTGCTGGGATCTTGAGGTATAACCCTTGTGGAAAACGTATCTGACAGCATTATGTGTGATTTAAAATGGGGTAATGGTACATATTCTTAGAGTTGTGTTGAGGATTAGTGTAACATACCTGAACATCACTGGCATAGATTGAATGCATAACACATGTTAGTTTAATCTAAACCCCGAGGCtggtatttcattttctataataagggaaagtgatttatttaaaatgatggtCATGTATATCCATGGTTTTTTCTTCACcagtaatttcttaatttttgcaTTGTCTTATTcgtcacttttaaaataaaataacttcttcaTAAGTCCAAGGTCCCATTCACATTTTACTTTCTGAAAATACGTCTCTTCTCTCATCATTGTCCTAAGGTTCCCTATTAAATCTTCAGTGTAGGATTCTCATCTTCTCTATCTACAGTAGATAGCATGGCTAGTTGGGATTTCAGTtttcaaagcaagaaaaatcttctcctttgtgttttcatcagtgtttcactAACTTCTTGTGACAATTTGCTGCTTCTCCTCAGTGAATTaacttcttagtttctttttagaGGTAAAGTCAACTAAAACCTATAGTTAAGTATTCTGTAATCACACACAACTATTAGTAgtagtgagggagagggaaaaacaaagctTTCTGCTCAATAGAGCATCATATTATGTTTTTATGCAATAACAAATTAATatgtcatataaatattttttttatctctaagcCCTAAATTTATTTCCAGCCCCCACCTGTAATTCTGGTAACCAATTTAAATCCTctgttgttttcttctaagagactTTGTAATCCCAGAAGTGATTTAAAgttgaatatttgaataatataGAAGGTAGTGACTTTTAGTTACATTAAGGATGATGTTTCAAGAACTAAttaaaacttaacttttaaacagtaatttttctctgatatttacttCCCTGATTATACACATCCTGCATAACTACTATAGAAACTTGAGAAATCTTGGTATATCCAAAGGGAAAACTGAAAGTCAatcataattatagaa carries:
- the LOC115275886 gene encoding olfactory receptor 13D1, producing the protein MKMGNYSAVTEFFLVGLSKYPELQLLLFMLCLIMYVIILLGNSLLIVIIILDSRLHTPTYFFLGNLSFLDICYTSSSIPPMLIIFKSGRKSISFMGCALQMALSLGLGSTECVLLAMMAYDRYVAICNPLRYPIIMHRVLYVHMAAWSWIIGCLTSLLQTVMTMILPFCGNNVIDHITCEILALLKLVCSDISMNVFIMTVVSTVLLVIPLLLIFISYVFILSSILRINTAEGRKKAFSTCSAHLTVVILFYGSAIFMYMKPKSKDTNTSDEIIGLSYGVVTPMLNPIIYSLRNKEVKEAMKKVLSRHLNLLKS